The proteins below come from a single Jaculus jaculus isolate mJacJac1 chromosome 12, mJacJac1.mat.Y.cur, whole genome shotgun sequence genomic window:
- the Gadd45g gene encoding growth arrest and DNA damage-inducible protein GADD45 gamma, producing MTLEEIRGQDTVPESTARMQGAGKALHELLLSAQRQGCLTAGVYESAKVLNVDPDNVTFCVLAADQEDEGDIALQIHFTLIQAFCCENDIDIVRVGDLQRLAAIVGTGDEAGAPGDLHCILISNPNEDTWKDPALEKLSLFCEESRSVNDWVPSITLPE from the exons ATGACTCTGGAAGAAATCAGAGGCCAGGATACCGTTCCCGAAAGCACAGCCAG GATGCAGGGCGCCGGGAAAGCGTTGCACGAACTTCTGCTGTCGGCGCAGCGCCAGGGCTGCCTCACCGCTGGCGTCTACGAGTCCGCCAAAGTCCTGAACGT AGACCCTGACAACGTGACCTTTTGCGTGTTGGCCGCCGACCAAGAGGACGAGGGCGACATCGCGCTGCAAATCCACTTCACGTTGATCCAGGCATTCTGTTGTGAGAACGACATAGACATCGTGCGCGTGGGGGACCTGCAGAGGCTGGCGGCAATCGTGGGCACCGGTGACGAGGCGGGCGCACCAGGCGACCTGCACTGCATCCTTATTTCG AACCCCAATGAGGACACGTGGAAAGACCCCGCCTTGGAGAAGCTCAGCCTGTTCTGCGAGGAGAGCCGCAGCGTTAACGACTGGGTGCCCAGCATCACCCTCCCTGAGTGA